A window of the Lactuca sativa cultivar Salinas chromosome 7, Lsat_Salinas_v11, whole genome shotgun sequence genome harbors these coding sequences:
- the LOC111879804 gene encoding disease resistance protein RUN1 isoform X2, translating to MKILPMTYFSFFLDPVSMTSISSPGANGSSYDVFLSFRGEDTRYSFTDHLYKTLKQSGIDAFRDNDDINRGEELKPEIQRAIKESRASIVVLSENYATSSWCLDELMLILQQKREHNHFILPVFYHVDPSDVRKQNKTFAIEVKASSKWTDHNVNLWKKALKEVADLAGMVLSGSETDFIANVVDAIDCKLDMKLVSTPAHLIGMDTRAIGIDSWLKNEQSGPNVLAICGMGGIGKTTLAQFIYNSNKQDFESSSYLEEIGKHSKQPFGLLGLQKQLLTDILGGRNARISNVSEGTRKVEEALQVKRVLIVLDDIDGHEELGALLGTKAFHTKSKIIITTRLLDINAWFGSISWRCQVEKLELLNDHESLELLSCHAFGSKIPMEGFKELAVELTKYCGGNPLALKVLGSSLFVDAEDPRKQSNIIEIWESTLNSLYPLKGELDCKIQGILQKSFDSLPRASNKELFLHIAFFFVGEYEDYVVKILEHDWHAKSGIMTLINKCLLTVSPSNKLIMHQLLQEMARNIVLQESKDPAKRSRVSQNYESYRLLGKGKGSDSIEGLVLDMRKLEEEMRSDPLTLKTGSLAKMDKLKLLQLKFVVLSGSYKINFPELRWLCWHGCPLETIPSGLLMSSLVAIDMSYGNLKRFEPPKVLNSLKILNLKECYELVSIHNLSRLPNLESLILWNCSNLTHVCESIGGLKSLALLDFTGCKYLMKTLKSYLNHAQQFPGVCTDAGIQQSPFLLPDSLKLLFLNNCNLVKNNDVPVVSSDQSLFYMNLGNNLFEVLPNSLNLKTLRVLELTFCPNLKCLLCLPSTLEELYTNWCFSLEKITFESTRFRLREFVYRGCNKISEIQGLFKLVPIAKHDEADLGHMKWIKAYQDYWVDLVGDEITKERYLPIQVLYEYGIMSTYLPGIRDENMPIPDYMSSIPFLSFRVPSTEKHMIRGLNVTCLYSLSGEDEDMWVLFIKISNITKGLNWMYNPMVYCQPRFYEDAVWLSYWPIGNILDTGDEINVSIVGNGLMVSECSASFVYIDDDELELENCKSYTKGEEVIGGDLSDFELTTGAYYLCRRDYFKITTPDWLKVLLGDTIPSTELRGWRKSRQTQHLKASFMELKTFRPYAIPRLNTI from the exons ATGAAAATTTTGCCGATGACTTACTTTTCATTCTTTTTAGATCCAGTTTCAATGACTTCTATTTCTTCTCCTGGCGCTAATGGCAGCAGCTATGACGTTTTTCTAAGCTTTAGAGGCGAAGATACTCGTTATTCTTTTACCGATCATCTTTACAAAACATTAAAACAATCAGGAATTGATGCTTTTAGGGATAACGACGATATCAACAGGGGTGAAGAACTGAAGCCGGAGATCCAGAGAGCAATCAAAGAATCTAGGGCTTCAATAGTTGTGTTGTCAGAGAACTATGCAACTTCCTCTTGGTGCCTGGACGAGCTTATGTTGATCCTCCAACAAAAAAGGGAGCACAATCATTTCATTCTACCTGTTTTTTATCATGTTGATCCTTCTGATGTGAGGAAACAAAATAAAACTTTTGCAATTGAAGTCAAAGCCTCTTCAAAGTGGACAGATCACAACGTGAACCTGTGGAAGAAAGCTCTTAAGGAGGTAGCTGATTTGGCCGGCATGGTTCTGTCCGG ATCTGAAACAGACTTTATCGCAAATGTGGTTGATGCAATTGATTGTAAACTAGATATGAAACTAGTAAGTACTCCAGCTCATCTAATTGGAATGGACACTCGAGCTATAGGTATCGATTCTTGGTTGAAAAATGAGCAATCTGGTCCTAATGTTTTAGCAATTTGTGGCATGGGAGGCATTGGCAAAACGACACTGGCCCAATTCATTTATAACTCAAACAAGCAGGATTTTGAAAGCAGCAGTTACCTTGAAGAGATTGGAAAGCACTCCAAACAGCCTTTCGGTTTGCTTGGGCTACAAAAACAACTTCTCACAGACATTTTAGGCGGAAGGAATGCCAGGATATCTAATGTTTCAGAGGGTACAAGGAAGGTCGAGGAGGCCTTACAAGTGAAAAGGGTGCTTATTGTTCTTGATGACATTGATGGACATGAGGAATTAGGTGCTTTACTTGGAACAAAGGCGTTCCATACAAAAAGTAAGATCATAATAACTACGAGACTTCTAGATATAAATGCATGGTTTGGGTCCATATCTTGGAGGTGCCAGGTTGAaaaacttgaattgttgaatgaTCATGAATCATTAGAGCTTTTAAGTTGCCATGCATTTGGATCCAAAATTCCCATGGAAGGTTTCAAGGAGCTCGCAGTTGAATTAACGAAGTATTGTGGTGGAAACCCACTAGCTCTTAAAGTACTGGGCTCTTCTCTATTTGTTGATGCTGAGGACCCAAGGAAACAAAGTAACATAATAGAGATTTGGGAAAGTACATTGAATTCACTTTATCCATTGAAAGGTGAGCTTGACTGTAAAAtccaaggtatactacaaaagagcTTCGACTCCTTGCCACGAGCCAGTAACAAAGAGTTGTTTTTGCATATTGCTTTTTTCTTTGTTGGTGAATATGAGGATTATGTGGTAAAGATATTGGAGCATGACTGGCATGCAAAATCTGGGATCATGACTCTAATTAACAAATGCCTTCTTACCGTATCACCAAGTAACAAACTGATAATGCATCAACTGCTTCAAGAGATGGCAAGAAACATAGTCCTTCAAGAGTCCAAAGATCCTGCAAAACGTAGTAGAGTCTCGCAAAATTATGAATCTTATCGTTTGTTGGGAAAAGGAAAG GGTTCAGATTCAATTGAAGGTCTAGTACTTGACATGCGAAAGCTCGAGGAAGAGATGAGATCAGAT CCATTAACCCTTAAAACTGGTTCACTTGCAAAGATGGACAAACTAAAATTGCTCCAGCTCAAATTTGTAGTACTCTCAGGGTCTTATAAGATCAATTTTCCAGAACTAAGATGGTTGTGCTGGCATGGATGTCCTTTAGAAACAATACCCTCCGGCTTATTGATGAGCAGCTTGGTGGCTATAGATATGAGTTATGGAAATTTGAAAAGGTTTGAACCTCCCAAG GTTCTTAATTCACTGAAGATTCTAAATCTTAAAGAGTGTTACGAACTTGTCAGTATCCACAATCTTTCCCGACTTCCAAATCTTGAGAGTTTGATTCTCTGGAACTGTAGCAATCTTACTCATGTTTGTGAATCCATCGGAGGCCTTAAGAGTCTTGCTCTATTGGACTTTACAGGGTGCAAGTATCTTATGAAGACTTTAAAGAGCTACTTAAATCATGCGCAACAGTTTCCAGGTGTATGCACTGATGCAGGAATTCAACAATCTCCGTTTTTATTACCAGACTCGCTAAAATTGTTGTTTCTCAATAACTGCAACCTTGTAAAAAACAATGATGTTCCAGTGGTTTCTAGTGACCAATCATTATTTTACATGAATTTAGGAAATAATCTATTTGAGGTCCTGCCCAATAGCCTTAATCTTAAAACTCTTCGGGTACTAGAATTGACTTTTTGTCCAAATCTCAAGTGCCTCCTATGTCTCCCAAGTACACTAGAAGAGCTGTATACAAATTGGTGTTTTTCACTGGAGAAAATAACATTTGAATCAACCCGGTTCAGATTACGGGAATTTGTATATCGAGGTTGTAACAAAATCTCTGAAATTCAAGGCCTTTTCAAATTGGTGCCAATAGCAAAACATGATGAAGCCGATTTGGGTCATATGAAATGGATCAAAGCATATCAAGATTACTGGGTGGACCTAGTGGGTGATGAGATTACTAAAGAGAGATACCTGCCTATCCag GTGTTGTATGAATATGGTATAATGAGCACATATCTGCCAGGCATAAGGGATGAAAACATGCCAATTCCTGATTATATGTCATCGATTCCGTTCTTATCCTTTCGTGTGCCTTCTACTGAAAAACATATGATCCGAGGATTAAATGTAACCTGCTTATACAGTCTATCAGGCGAGGATGAAGATATGTGGGTTTTGTTCATCAAAATAAGTAATATAACCAAGGGTCTTAATTGGATGTACAACCCTATGGTCTATTGCCAACCGAGATTTTATGAAGATGCTGTGTGGTTAAGCTATTGGCCAATTGGAAACATATTAGACACTGGTGATGAAATCAATGTGTCCATTGTGGGGAATGGATTGATGGTAAGTGAGTGTAGTGCCAGCTTTGTTTACATAGATGATGATGAATTAGAGCTAGAAAACTGCAAAAGTTACACGAAAGGGGAAGAAGTTATTGGAGGAGATCTATCTGATTTTGAGCTGACCACAGGAGCCTACTATCTTTGTCGTCGCGACTACTTCAAGATAACCACCCCTGATTGGTTAAAGGTGCTACTTGGTGATACCATTCCCTCTACAG AGTTACGAGGATGGAGAAAATCTCGTCAGACACAACACTTAAAAGCATCATTTATGGAGCTCAAAACTTTCAGACCCTACGCTATTCCCAGACTGAAT ACGATCTGA
- the LOC111879804 gene encoding disease resistance protein RUN1 isoform X1 produces MKILPMTYFSFFLDPVSMTSISSPGANGSSYDVFLSFRGEDTRYSFTDHLYKTLKQSGIDAFRDNDDINRGEELKPEIQRAIKESRASIVVLSENYATSSWCLDELMLILQQKREHNHFILPVFYHVDPSDVRKQNKTFAIEVKASSKWTDHNVNLWKKALKEVADLAGMVLSGSETDFIANVVDAIDCKLDMKLVSTPAHLIGMDTRAIGIDSWLKNEQSGPNVLAICGMGGIGKTTLAQFIYNSNKQDFESSSYLEEIGKHSKQPFGLLGLQKQLLTDILGGRNARISNVSEGTRKVEEALQVKRVLIVLDDIDGHEELGALLGTKAFHTKSKIIITTRLLDINAWFGSISWRCQVEKLELLNDHESLELLSCHAFGSKIPMEGFKELAVELTKYCGGNPLALKVLGSSLFVDAEDPRKQSNIIEIWESTLNSLYPLKGELDCKIQGILQKSFDSLPRASNKELFLHIAFFFVGEYEDYVVKILEHDWHAKSGIMTLINKCLLTVSPSNKLIMHQLLQEMARNIVLQESKDPAKRSRVSQNYESYRLLGKGKGSDSIEGLVLDMRKLEEEMRSDPLTLKTGSLAKMDKLKLLQLKFVVLSGSYKINFPELRWLCWHGCPLETIPSGLLMSSLVAIDMSYGNLKRFEPPKVLNSLKILNLKECYELVSIHNLSRLPNLESLILWNCSNLTHVCESIGGLKSLALLDFTGCKYLMKTLKSYLNHAQQFPGVCTDAGIQQSPFLLPDSLKLLFLNNCNLVKNNDVPVVSSDQSLFYMNLGNNLFEVLPNSLNLKTLRVLELTFCPNLKCLLCLPSTLEELYTNWCFSLEKITFESTRFRLREFVYRGCNKISEIQGLFKLVPIAKHDEADLGHMKWIKAYQDYWVDLVGDEITKERYLPIQVLYEYGIMSTYLPGIRDENMPIPDYMSSIPFLSFRVPSTEKHMIRGLNVTCLYSLSGEDEDMWVLFIKISNITKGLNWMYNPMVYCQPRFYEDAVWLSYWPIGNILDTGDEINVSIVGNGLMVSECSASFVYIDDDELELENCKSYTKGEEVIGGDLSDFELTTGAYYLCRRDYFKITTPDWLKVLLGDTIPSTELRGWRKSRQTQHLKASFMELKTFRPYAIPRLNVDSRSMGMEERL; encoded by the exons ATGAAAATTTTGCCGATGACTTACTTTTCATTCTTTTTAGATCCAGTTTCAATGACTTCTATTTCTTCTCCTGGCGCTAATGGCAGCAGCTATGACGTTTTTCTAAGCTTTAGAGGCGAAGATACTCGTTATTCTTTTACCGATCATCTTTACAAAACATTAAAACAATCAGGAATTGATGCTTTTAGGGATAACGACGATATCAACAGGGGTGAAGAACTGAAGCCGGAGATCCAGAGAGCAATCAAAGAATCTAGGGCTTCAATAGTTGTGTTGTCAGAGAACTATGCAACTTCCTCTTGGTGCCTGGACGAGCTTATGTTGATCCTCCAACAAAAAAGGGAGCACAATCATTTCATTCTACCTGTTTTTTATCATGTTGATCCTTCTGATGTGAGGAAACAAAATAAAACTTTTGCAATTGAAGTCAAAGCCTCTTCAAAGTGGACAGATCACAACGTGAACCTGTGGAAGAAAGCTCTTAAGGAGGTAGCTGATTTGGCCGGCATGGTTCTGTCCGG ATCTGAAACAGACTTTATCGCAAATGTGGTTGATGCAATTGATTGTAAACTAGATATGAAACTAGTAAGTACTCCAGCTCATCTAATTGGAATGGACACTCGAGCTATAGGTATCGATTCTTGGTTGAAAAATGAGCAATCTGGTCCTAATGTTTTAGCAATTTGTGGCATGGGAGGCATTGGCAAAACGACACTGGCCCAATTCATTTATAACTCAAACAAGCAGGATTTTGAAAGCAGCAGTTACCTTGAAGAGATTGGAAAGCACTCCAAACAGCCTTTCGGTTTGCTTGGGCTACAAAAACAACTTCTCACAGACATTTTAGGCGGAAGGAATGCCAGGATATCTAATGTTTCAGAGGGTACAAGGAAGGTCGAGGAGGCCTTACAAGTGAAAAGGGTGCTTATTGTTCTTGATGACATTGATGGACATGAGGAATTAGGTGCTTTACTTGGAACAAAGGCGTTCCATACAAAAAGTAAGATCATAATAACTACGAGACTTCTAGATATAAATGCATGGTTTGGGTCCATATCTTGGAGGTGCCAGGTTGAaaaacttgaattgttgaatgaTCATGAATCATTAGAGCTTTTAAGTTGCCATGCATTTGGATCCAAAATTCCCATGGAAGGTTTCAAGGAGCTCGCAGTTGAATTAACGAAGTATTGTGGTGGAAACCCACTAGCTCTTAAAGTACTGGGCTCTTCTCTATTTGTTGATGCTGAGGACCCAAGGAAACAAAGTAACATAATAGAGATTTGGGAAAGTACATTGAATTCACTTTATCCATTGAAAGGTGAGCTTGACTGTAAAAtccaaggtatactacaaaagagcTTCGACTCCTTGCCACGAGCCAGTAACAAAGAGTTGTTTTTGCATATTGCTTTTTTCTTTGTTGGTGAATATGAGGATTATGTGGTAAAGATATTGGAGCATGACTGGCATGCAAAATCTGGGATCATGACTCTAATTAACAAATGCCTTCTTACCGTATCACCAAGTAACAAACTGATAATGCATCAACTGCTTCAAGAGATGGCAAGAAACATAGTCCTTCAAGAGTCCAAAGATCCTGCAAAACGTAGTAGAGTCTCGCAAAATTATGAATCTTATCGTTTGTTGGGAAAAGGAAAG GGTTCAGATTCAATTGAAGGTCTAGTACTTGACATGCGAAAGCTCGAGGAAGAGATGAGATCAGAT CCATTAACCCTTAAAACTGGTTCACTTGCAAAGATGGACAAACTAAAATTGCTCCAGCTCAAATTTGTAGTACTCTCAGGGTCTTATAAGATCAATTTTCCAGAACTAAGATGGTTGTGCTGGCATGGATGTCCTTTAGAAACAATACCCTCCGGCTTATTGATGAGCAGCTTGGTGGCTATAGATATGAGTTATGGAAATTTGAAAAGGTTTGAACCTCCCAAG GTTCTTAATTCACTGAAGATTCTAAATCTTAAAGAGTGTTACGAACTTGTCAGTATCCACAATCTTTCCCGACTTCCAAATCTTGAGAGTTTGATTCTCTGGAACTGTAGCAATCTTACTCATGTTTGTGAATCCATCGGAGGCCTTAAGAGTCTTGCTCTATTGGACTTTACAGGGTGCAAGTATCTTATGAAGACTTTAAAGAGCTACTTAAATCATGCGCAACAGTTTCCAGGTGTATGCACTGATGCAGGAATTCAACAATCTCCGTTTTTATTACCAGACTCGCTAAAATTGTTGTTTCTCAATAACTGCAACCTTGTAAAAAACAATGATGTTCCAGTGGTTTCTAGTGACCAATCATTATTTTACATGAATTTAGGAAATAATCTATTTGAGGTCCTGCCCAATAGCCTTAATCTTAAAACTCTTCGGGTACTAGAATTGACTTTTTGTCCAAATCTCAAGTGCCTCCTATGTCTCCCAAGTACACTAGAAGAGCTGTATACAAATTGGTGTTTTTCACTGGAGAAAATAACATTTGAATCAACCCGGTTCAGATTACGGGAATTTGTATATCGAGGTTGTAACAAAATCTCTGAAATTCAAGGCCTTTTCAAATTGGTGCCAATAGCAAAACATGATGAAGCCGATTTGGGTCATATGAAATGGATCAAAGCATATCAAGATTACTGGGTGGACCTAGTGGGTGATGAGATTACTAAAGAGAGATACCTGCCTATCCag GTGTTGTATGAATATGGTATAATGAGCACATATCTGCCAGGCATAAGGGATGAAAACATGCCAATTCCTGATTATATGTCATCGATTCCGTTCTTATCCTTTCGTGTGCCTTCTACTGAAAAACATATGATCCGAGGATTAAATGTAACCTGCTTATACAGTCTATCAGGCGAGGATGAAGATATGTGGGTTTTGTTCATCAAAATAAGTAATATAACCAAGGGTCTTAATTGGATGTACAACCCTATGGTCTATTGCCAACCGAGATTTTATGAAGATGCTGTGTGGTTAAGCTATTGGCCAATTGGAAACATATTAGACACTGGTGATGAAATCAATGTGTCCATTGTGGGGAATGGATTGATGGTAAGTGAGTGTAGTGCCAGCTTTGTTTACATAGATGATGATGAATTAGAGCTAGAAAACTGCAAAAGTTACACGAAAGGGGAAGAAGTTATTGGAGGAGATCTATCTGATTTTGAGCTGACCACAGGAGCCTACTATCTTTGTCGTCGCGACTACTTCAAGATAACCACCCCTGATTGGTTAAAGGTGCTACTTGGTGATACCATTCCCTCTACAG AGTTACGAGGATGGAGAAAATCTCGTCAGACACAACACTTAAAAGCATCATTTATGGAGCTCAAAACTTTCAGACCCTACGCTATTCCCAGACTGAAT GTTGATAGTAGAAGTATGGGTATGGAGGAAAGATTATGA
- the LOC111879781 gene encoding toll/interleukin-1 receptor-like protein: protein MKILPLTYFSFFLDPVSMTSISSPGANGSSYDVFLSFRGEDTRYSFTDHLYKTLKQSRIDAFRDNDDINRGEELKPEIQRAIKESRASIVVLLENYATSYWCLDELMLILQQKREHNHYVLPVFYHVDPSDVRKQNKTFAIEVKASSKWTDHNAFAGMVFILLNTISLWALHMHQNAP, encoded by the coding sequence ATGAAAATTTTGCCGTTGACTTACTTTTCATTCTTTTTAGATCCAGTTTCAATGACTTCTATTTCTTCTCCTGGCGCTAATGGCAGCAGCTATGACGTTTTTCTAAGCTTTAGAGGCGAAGATACTCGTTATTCTTTTACCGATCATCTTTACAAAACATTAAAACAATCAAGAATTGATGCTTTTAGGGATAACGACGATATCAACAGGGGTGAAGAACTGAAGCCGGAGATCCAGAGAGCAATCAAAGAATCTAGGGCTTCAATAGTTGTGTTGTTAGAGAACTATGCAACTTCCTATTGGTGCCTGGACGAGCTTATGTTGATCCTCCAACAAAAAAGGGAGCACAATCATTACGTTCTACCTGTTTTTTATCACGTTGATCCTTCTGATGTGAGGAAACAAAATAAAACTTTTGCAATTGAAGTCAAAGCCTCTTCAAAGTGGACAGATCACAACGCCTTCGCCGGAATGGTGTTCATATTATTAAATACTATATCATTGTGGGCTCTCCATATGCACCAAAACGCGCCATAA